A window of the Candidatus Neomarinimicrobiota bacterium genome harbors these coding sequences:
- a CDS encoding aspartate/glutamate racemase family protein, which produces MKVIGLIGGLSWESSAEYYRIINEEVHRRLGGSHSAKVVLVSVDFHEVETLQHQDRWGEATALMVDAARKVERGGAEGLVICSNTMHRMADQVAAAVTIPLLHIADATARAIKAAALKRVGLLGTRFTMEHDFYKGLLTAQHGLEIIIPDESDRTMVHEVIFDELIHGELRPTSRKAFLEIMERLVSRGAEGVILGCTEIPLLVRPGEASVPLFDTTALHAHMAVEWALAED; this is translated from the coding sequence ATGAAAGTTATCGGCCTCATCGGGGGATTGAGTTGGGAATCCTCGGCGGAGTACTACCGGATCATCAATGAAGAGGTGCATCGCCGCCTGGGGGGCAGTCACTCGGCGAAAGTAGTTCTTGTCAGCGTTGATTTTCATGAGGTGGAAACTCTCCAACATCAGGACCGGTGGGGTGAGGCCACGGCGCTCATGGTGGACGCAGCCCGGAAAGTGGAACGGGGTGGCGCCGAAGGGCTGGTCATTTGTTCCAATACCATGCACCGGATGGCTGATCAGGTGGCTGCCGCTGTGACTATTCCCCTGCTTCATATTGCTGACGCCACTGCCAGGGCTATCAAAGCCGCCGCTTTGAAGAGGGTGGGCTTGCTGGGCACCCGCTTCACCATGGAGCACGATTTCTACAAGGGCCTGCTGACCGCCCAACACGGTCTGGAGATCATCATTCCCGATGAGTCCGACCGGACGATGGTGCATGAAGTTATTTTTGATGAACTGATCCACGGGGAACTGCGGCCTACCTCAAGGAAGGCTTTCCTGGAGATCATGGAACGGTTGGTTTCCCGAGGGGCCGAGGGTGTCATTCTGGGTTGTACGGAAATCCCGCTGCTGGTGAGGCCGGGGGAAGCGTCAGTGCCCCTGTTCGATACTACCGCGCTGCACGCTCACATGGCAGTGGAATGGGCATTGGCTGAGGATTGA
- a CDS encoding MBL fold metallo-hydrolase, with protein MIQIRRNNRLAGLYRATGIALLLLFSLNCAGMAYRVAPDPGLEPLTPADLPYSEVIQVQYLGTGGYLFQRDGYGLLTGSLYSNPGLLRVGFWHISADTVLINQLHPHRPKVRVEAILIGHAHYDHLLDVPYVAYSFDQEATIYGNASVGRIMAAANSSLWKRTKVLDTELAREGLPGVWFYVADSTIRFMAIESDHGPHALGIHVMRGEVKEGLKAVPKCAWAWREGETFAYLIDFLSPEGSIDFRIHFQDATSHYPLGAPPDFAPQDTHRIDLAIVSVGSWFQVPDYPGAFLRNHQPRHVILGHWENFFRSPLKPPRQILYSTRLWSFIPYIERNLPADADWLLPKPGATYWFTPARP; from the coding sequence ATGATTCAAATCAGAAGAAACAACCGGCTCGCCGGATTATACCGTGCCACCGGTATCGCGCTACTCCTACTTTTCAGCCTCAACTGCGCCGGTATGGCTTACCGTGTTGCTCCCGATCCCGGCCTGGAGCCTCTGACACCGGCAGACTTACCCTATAGTGAGGTTATACAGGTGCAGTACCTTGGCACCGGCGGTTACCTGTTCCAGCGCGATGGGTATGGTCTACTCACGGGATCTCTCTACTCTAATCCAGGCTTGTTGCGGGTTGGATTCTGGCATATCTCAGCTGACACCGTTCTCATCAATCAGCTGCATCCACATAGGCCGAAGGTAAGGGTGGAGGCTATTCTGATAGGCCACGCCCATTACGACCACCTGCTGGATGTTCCCTATGTGGCCTATAGTTTTGACCAAGAGGCGACGATCTACGGGAATGCTTCTGTCGGCAGGATCATGGCCGCCGCCAACTCATCCCTGTGGAAGAGAACGAAGGTACTAGACACGGAGCTGGCACGGGAAGGTCTCCCTGGGGTATGGTTCTACGTGGCTGACAGTACGATCCGCTTCATGGCCATTGAATCCGACCATGGGCCCCATGCCTTGGGTATTCACGTGATGCGAGGGGAAGTCAAGGAGGGATTAAAAGCGGTGCCCAAATGTGCCTGGGCCTGGAGAGAGGGTGAGACTTTCGCTTATTTGATTGACTTTCTCAGCCCTGAAGGTTCCATCGACTTCCGCATCCATTTCCAGGATGCCACCAGCCATTATCCCCTAGGCGCACCACCTGACTTTGCACCCCAGGATACCCACCGCATAGACCTGGCCATTGTTTCGGTGGGATCCTGGTTCCAGGTACCCGACTACCCCGGTGCTTTCCTGCGGAATCACCAGCCCCGCCACGTCATCCTGGGACATTGGGAGAACTTCTTCCGGTCACCTCTAAAGCCTCCCAGGCAGATTCTCTACTCCACCAGACTCTGGTCATTTATCCCGTACATTGAACGCAATTTACCGGCTGATGCAGACTGGCTCCTGCCCAAGCCGGGAGCGACGTACTGGTTCACACCCGCGCGGCCTTAG
- a CDS encoding O-acetyl-ADP-ribose deacetylase: protein MAARVTLIQGDITREQVDAIVNAANERLLGGGGVDGAIHQAAGPELLEECRTIGGCPTGEARITRGYRLLARYVIHTVGPVWRGGGRGEPELLASCYRSSLQLAVDSDVRTIAFPSISTGAYGFPIERAAPIAIETVQDFLAEEPSIDEVRFVCFSREDYQVYQQELQRRGIEVL from the coding sequence ATGGCTGCGCGCGTCACATTGATTCAGGGCGATATTACCCGGGAGCAGGTAGATGCCATTGTCAATGCTGCTAACGAGCGTCTGCTGGGTGGGGGAGGCGTGGATGGTGCCATCCATCAAGCTGCCGGGCCGGAGCTGCTGGAGGAGTGCCGCACCATCGGTGGCTGCCCCACTGGCGAGGCGCGCATCACGAGGGGGTATCGGCTGCTTGCTCGATATGTGATTCACACGGTAGGCCCGGTCTGGCGGGGCGGTGGCAGAGGCGAGCCCGAGCTGTTGGCTTCCTGCTATCGCAGCTCGCTGCAGCTGGCGGTGGACAGCGATGTCAGGACAATAGCTTTTCCCTCCATCAGCACCGGCGCCTATGGCTTCCCTATCGAAAGGGCGGCGCCAATTGCCATTGAGACGGTGCAGGATTTTCTGGCTGAGGAACCCTCTATCGACGAGGTGAGGTTCGTTTGCTTCAGCCGGGAGGATTATCAAGTATATCAGCAGGAGCTGCAACGGCGAGGCATTGAGGTCCTATAG
- a CDS encoding uracil-DNA glycosylase family protein, whose product MKPSYQAFTDRVRACRLCQGRYFEHEPRPAFVAEPSARVLIVGQAPGKRVHETGLPFNDVSGDNLREWMGVKREQFYDPTIFAIIPTALCYPGTVKKQGDLPPPAICAPTWHPGFLEYITPELILLVGTYAQAYYLNQKRPVSDVVARWREYLEDGLFPLPHPSPRNRRWLSERPWFGKECIPALQELIRKYLPEPQPCFEYK is encoded by the coding sequence TTGAAGCCGTCTTACCAAGCATTTACTGACCGGGTGCGTGCCTGTCGCCTGTGCCAGGGACGATATTTTGAACACGAGCCCCGTCCCGCCTTTGTGGCGGAGCCATCCGCCAGGGTGTTGATTGTAGGTCAGGCGCCGGGGAAGCGGGTGCACGAGACCGGACTGCCGTTCAATGATGTCAGTGGGGACAACCTCCGGGAGTGGATGGGAGTGAAGCGGGAACAGTTCTATGATCCTACCATTTTCGCTATTATTCCCACTGCTCTGTGCTACCCGGGTACGGTGAAGAAACAGGGGGACCTGCCCCCGCCGGCCATCTGCGCCCCCACCTGGCACCCGGGATTTCTTGAATACATCACGCCGGAGCTCATCCTGCTGGTGGGCACCTATGCCCAGGCCTACTACCTGAATCAGAAGCGGCCGGTATCCGATGTGGTAGCCCGCTGGAGGGAATATCTTGAGGATGGGCTGTTTCCCCTGCCGCACCCCTCGCCGCGCAATCGCCGTTGGCTCAGTGAGCGGCCCTGGTTTGGTAAGGAGTGCATCCCGGCCCTGCAGGAGCTGATTCGAAAATACCTGCCCGAGCCGCAGCCGTGCTTTGAATACAAATGA
- a CDS encoding aldo/keto reductase — MEYTTLGRSGLKVSRLCLGTMNFGPYTSEADSFKIMDRALELGINLFDTANTYGLEKGKGFTEQIIGRWLTQGGGRRAKIVLATKVYGDMGEGPNDRRLSAYHIRRACEESLQRLRTDHIDLYQMHHIDRETPWEEIWQAMEQLVHEGKVLYVGSSNFAGWHIVQANSIASARHFMGLVSEQSLYNLSARTIELEVIPACRAYGLGLIPWSPLGGGKLAGALQRLTEGRRASDAIRQEVEEIRPQLEAYESYCKELGEKPADVALAWLLHQPGVTCPIIGPRTMDQLEGSLRALGIQFSAESLSRLDEIWPGPGGEAPEAYAW, encoded by the coding sequence ATGGAATACACTACCCTTGGTCGTTCAGGATTAAAGGTCAGCCGGCTCTGTCTGGGGACGATGAATTTCGGCCCCTACACCAGCGAGGCCGACAGTTTCAAGATCATGGACCGAGCCCTGGAGCTGGGAATCAACCTCTTCGACACGGCCAATACCTATGGTTTGGAAAAGGGTAAAGGCTTTACCGAACAGATCATCGGGCGTTGGCTGACCCAGGGAGGCGGGCGTCGCGCAAAGATTGTGCTGGCCACCAAAGTGTATGGTGACATGGGTGAAGGGCCCAATGACCGCCGACTATCGGCCTACCACATCCGCCGGGCCTGCGAAGAGAGCCTCCAGCGCCTGCGGACCGATCATATCGATCTCTACCAGATGCACCACATCGACCGGGAAACCCCATGGGAGGAAATCTGGCAGGCTATGGAGCAGCTGGTGCACGAGGGCAAGGTGCTGTATGTAGGCAGCAGCAACTTTGCTGGTTGGCATATTGTCCAGGCTAACAGCATTGCGTCCGCCCGCCATTTCATGGGGCTGGTCTCCGAGCAGAGCCTCTACAATCTTTCCGCGCGGACTATTGAGCTGGAGGTCATCCCTGCCTGCCGGGCCTATGGGCTGGGGCTCATTCCCTGGAGTCCATTGGGAGGGGGCAAGCTGGCGGGCGCACTGCAAAGGCTGACCGAAGGGCGACGGGCCTCCGACGCGATCAGGCAGGAGGTGGAAGAAATCCGCCCGCAGCTGGAAGCCTATGAATCGTACTGCAAGGAGCTCGGCGAGAAGCCGGCCGATGTGGCTCTGGCGTGGCTGCTCCATCAACCCGGTGTAACCTGCCCCATTATTGGACCCCGGACTATGGACCAGCTAGAAGGCAGCCTCCGGGCACTGGGAATCCAATTCTCCGCTGAGAGCCTTTCCCGGCTGGACGAAATCTGGCCCGGGCCTGGTGGTGAAGCGCCCGAGGCTTATGCCTGGTAG